Part of the Leishmania infantum JPCM5 genome chromosome 29 genome is shown below.
TCCGTTTTGCGGCGCCGCTACGGACTCCTCTCCGAGGACCATCACGATGACGCTAACGGGCACGCCATGcccacctctgccgctgcccgcggcgccgcgccttTTTCTGCGTTCGAGACCTCCTCCGTGGACGAAGAGACGGGCGCCCTCTGTCAGAGCGACCGGGACGCGATCGAGGCGCTTTTTCACTCCATCGACGATTTCGCGCGTGAGTTCAACGAGGGCAAAGGCGAGGTGGAGCGCGATGACATTGTCTCCAAGATTATGCGCGATATAGTATAGGGAGTGACCTCTACCAGCGGCGCCTGCTGTCGCGTGTCACGCGGAAAGATACACTGAAATCAACAGCAAGTAGCCGACGAAAAGGATTTTTGCGGTGTCTGCATGCTCTAATCGCCGGTCGACGCCTCGGACCACTTGTGCGTCATGCAAGGCGTATCCGCGCCACTCCGTGTGGGAGTGCTTCCCGCGTTCTGTGTGTCTCAACGGCGATGTCGTGCGTAGAGGCGCGTGTTCTCATGGGGAAGTGTGccccgccgccctctcctttcctcttgCACGGACTGGCGCTCATGTTGCTGCCATTCGTACCTCTCTCCACGTGATGtgcttcctttccttttcttttttgttctgACTGCATCTGCACGACGACGCCCATTTCTTTCGCACGTACTCGCTCCCTAAACTCTCCGACCTCGGTGACGCACTCCTTCTTCTCGCACATCGCCAAATACGTTCATTTCACCGTCCTCGAAAAGCATGCACGCACGGCAGCATTGCATCCAAACATGACTGCACCGAGGAACAAGATCCACCGCATCGGCAAGAGGAAGGGCGCGACCCTGAAGGACGTCAGCGCCTGGCGCTGGAtcaagacggcggcgcgccattTCAAACAGGAGGGCAAGATCTTTGTGCCGAACTGCACCGAGATCATGAAGAGCTCCCACGGCCGCGAGCGCGCGCCGCAGAACCCGGACTGGTACTAcatccgctgcgccgccgtcctgcGCGCCATCTACCTGCGCCCTGGCGTGGGTTACGGTGGCCTAAGCAAGCGCTTCGGCAACAAGAAGAACTACGGCAGCCGCCCCGAGCACACCGTGACCTCCTCTACCGGTCCCCTCCACTGGGCCTGCAAGTCGCTGACGAAGCTCGGCCTCGTGGAGCCTGGTGCGCAGGCTGGTCAGCGCCTGACCCGCAAGGGCCACAAGTTCGCTGACTCCCTGGCCTTCCAGGTTCAGATCCGCAAATTCGGCCAATCCAAGGCGTAAACCCGTGCCAGCATGTTTGTATCCTTTGCATTTTAttttatatatatatatttttttttcatttgcTAGTGAGGGATTCTCATGCGCGTATACATATAAAAAGAAAAAGCCAGACGGTGAGAGGGCACATCTGTGATCCTTGTGCACCGTTTGtggtgcgtgcctgtgcttCTCTGCGAAGCCATGTCTACGGCACGCTTCTCAGACACACGCAGTGCAGACAGCAGACGGCGAATgctttttcttcctctccgtCTTCCTCGCGCCTGCTGGATAGCGGGTGGCGCATCGTGTTGTCATTCTCACCTCTGCTTGATAGGGTCACAGGCGGCCAGGAAGgcgaaggggggggggaggggcatgGAAGGTGAAGAAGCCTGCTTAACGGAGGCGCCGTGCGTCATGTTGATGAGATGGTGGAATTTTCATTGGGCCGGTTCTATCCCGTAGTCGGTGTCCCGAACGGctcacctttttttttgctgtcATTGTTGCGCTGCTCACGTTCTCCCCCTCCGTTTCTCTCACTTTGAAGGTGTCCTCGTCACACATCCACTTCACTCTTGCCGGGGAGTCTGTTGGGCAACGTTCGCCGAGTAAAACGTTTTTTCGAGCCTTTCCATGAGGAAACCAAGGAGTAATGCCGCCTCTCTATGCACTTTTTCGGGCGACCGCGAGTGCGGTCGTCGGGAGTGCCCTTGCCTCCGCCCACTATGCGCAGCGAGCCTCAGCGTTAACTTCTTCCGTCGTCGAGGGACCGGACGCCGGCACGGCCGACGCTGTTGCCAGCATGCGACTTCAGGATCAGACCATTCCGTGGGAGATTGAATGCGATGACTTTCGCCATGGCTACCAGGCAAACAcagtgcagctgcagatTCTTCGACTGCGCGCCGAATACGCGGCTTCGAGCGGTGAGAAGTCACCTGTCATACGCATCGTTGGATTCTTCCCCGGGGTTGCGAGTAAAACCGTGTACGAGCATCTCACGAATgtgacgctgcggcgcgggtgGGACTGTAACTACACCAATTTTGAGCAGTTCTCTGGAAAATGCCCTTCTACACTGGCCGAAGTCGATGCGTTGCAGcgccccttcgccgccgtggcgaaCGTGCGCCCCTGCTGCTCTGGCGATGTGTGCACCCTTGTCCCAGATGTGGCGGGCGTCGTGCTCGACGACCATGGCTGGTTCACACACCGCGTCGGTGGTCcgttgctgcgccgcttcggccTGGCGGACCGGCTGTTTCAGTACGAGCGTCTAACCTACGAGTACTACTtcggcgaaggcgctgcagtcACGTCCACGGGCGCTGCTACTGCTAGTAAAATGTACGACGTTCTCTTTAGCGGGTCCAAACGCACGCGTGAGGCGGCTTCaacagctgcgccaccgcttcgTGCATGGCTTCAGGCAAATCGCGAGGCTGTGCCATGTGAAGAGGTAGACATGAACTTCCAACATATCCTGCTTGTCCCGATTGCCGAtgcagaggcgcagctgtTTCGCAATTCAGACCAGCTTCGCTCGCTGTGCACCATGGGAAGCATGATCGACGTGACGAGCACTAAGCTCGTTTACGATGTATGGAAGGATACACAGCAGCGCGTGTTGGAtggcgcagcgtcgtcacCGGGCACCCTTCTCATCATGAGCTCTGCAAACAATGTTGGCAtaccagcgctgctgccgcggtgggcACAGAAAACAATTTTGTCCACCATGTCGCATAAGGCTTACGGCTACCTACTAAAGGCTTGCCAGGAGTACTCCAGTCACCAGGATTCTGTTTGAGCGCCGGAGTAGAAGACGGCGAAATGTGAGGATAGTTCCGTATATGCCTTCCCCAACGTGTACATCAAGAATAGTTAGAGAATCTCCCATTAGTAGTAGCAGGCACCGGTTGGTGCGCGCAATATAGCAAACCAATCTCCGTTGTATGGCCTTCAAGTTTGTCCACCTTCCTCCTTCACGCACCCGAACTGTACTGTCTAAAGAAGTGAACAGaagaaagacgaagagaaggagagccCGCCATGCATCTTTGTGGCGTGCAGGGGTGCTGGTCTCTCTGGT
Proteins encoded:
- a CDS encoding 40S ribosomal protein S19-like protein, which translates into the protein MTAPRNKIHRIGKRKGATLKDVSAWRWIKTAARHFKQEGKIFVPNCTEIMKSSHGRERAPQNPDWYYIRCAAVLRAIYLRPGVGYGGLSKRFGNKKNYGSRPEHTVTSSTGPLHWACKSLTKLGLVEPGAQAGQRLTRKGHKFADSLAFQVQIRKFGQSKA